A genomic window from Candidatus Methylomirabilota bacterium includes:
- a CDS encoding S8 family serine peptidase, translating to MRSSSRRYWGFVALLVATAVAVASWGITTGLHSADAAAGPSAERAKAVVSQATGIRADEFTVVNVAPFGDTGIRQLKMMDRRGRLFGASLDAAGNPVSDEEMKHHARALGNRGFVGKLERELAERMRGNPSDPIRTVWWMQGTTMQPLRGPNVTPQQFEQNLQAVATEVSAVVEPVMNGIKAMGGQVIGQSSHVPMAVANVTPAVVRRMAAHPSVERVFLERVHSERLNVSRVVVQADQLNSIFCFLFFCFPVGRGIDGTGQRVAVVEANRIGTHPDLPGSQRVLCRATASSTAGGHKTNVAGVIQSINLSSRGMAPAITIVDGIAANFSDAEVMAATDCVIDTEGASAVNMSFGFETNGVFDAFARYVDRKVYFTGRTIVPAISNFCANRMGSPEIAFNALAVGAFDDSNTTGFGDDVAACTGVVTFSAFLDPISPSGDREEPDVVTPGRQINTTVNGGGFADVNGTSFAAPHVTGGVGLLVQRDPSLAFQVERVRAVMMSAARHNIEGASRLSERDGAGAIFLAAADTVLTSGNSSFFVTSGGTTGFPITRSFSASAGQRVRVAIAWSHKSPGGDTLTQPTTDLDLVVRDPNGFFVAGSFSFDNTYEIVDFTAPVTGTYTATINNFRSSSGTEFIGFAVSLTDS from the coding sequence ATGAGAAGCAGCAGCCGACGTTACTGGGGTTTTGTCGCGTTGCTCGTGGCTACGGCGGTCGCCGTCGCGTCCTGGGGAATTACCACGGGACTCCATTCGGCCGACGCCGCGGCAGGTCCCTCGGCCGAGAGGGCCAAGGCAGTGGTCTCACAGGCCACGGGAATCCGGGCTGACGAGTTCACGGTCGTGAACGTAGCGCCGTTCGGCGACACGGGTATCAGGCAGCTCAAGATGATGGACCGCAGGGGCCGCCTCTTCGGGGCCAGCCTGGATGCGGCGGGCAATCCGGTGAGCGATGAGGAGATGAAGCACCATGCCCGGGCACTGGGCAACCGGGGCTTCGTGGGCAAGCTCGAGCGCGAGCTGGCGGAGCGCATGCGGGGCAACCCATCCGATCCCATCCGCACGGTCTGGTGGATGCAGGGGACGACCATGCAGCCGCTCCGTGGGCCAAACGTGACACCGCAGCAGTTCGAGCAGAACCTCCAGGCTGTCGCGACCGAAGTCAGTGCCGTCGTGGAGCCCGTGATGAACGGAATCAAGGCGATGGGCGGCCAGGTAATCGGGCAGAGCTCGCACGTGCCGATGGCCGTGGCGAACGTCACGCCGGCCGTGGTACGCCGGATGGCGGCCCATCCCTCAGTCGAGAGGGTATTCCTGGAGCGTGTGCATTCCGAGCGGCTCAATGTCTCCCGGGTGGTCGTCCAGGCTGACCAGCTCAACTCGATTTTCTGCTTCCTCTTCTTCTGCTTCCCGGTCGGCAGAGGAATCGACGGGACCGGACAGCGTGTAGCGGTCGTCGAGGCCAACCGAATCGGGACCCATCCAGACTTGCCGGGATCCCAGCGCGTCCTGTGCCGCGCCACCGCCTCCTCCACGGCCGGCGGCCACAAAACCAACGTGGCAGGGGTCATCCAGAGTATCAACCTGTCCTCACGAGGGATGGCCCCGGCGATTACGATCGTCGACGGCATCGCCGCAAACTTCAGCGACGCGGAAGTGATGGCGGCGACCGACTGCGTGATCGACACCGAGGGAGCGAGCGCCGTCAACATGAGCTTCGGGTTCGAGACCAACGGCGTGTTCGACGCGTTTGCTCGGTACGTCGACCGGAAGGTGTACTTCACCGGCCGGACCATCGTGCCCGCCATCTCCAACTTTTGCGCGAACCGGATGGGAAGCCCGGAGATCGCCTTCAACGCGCTGGCCGTCGGCGCCTTCGACGACAGCAACACCACGGGGTTCGGCGACGACGTCGCCGCCTGCACGGGGGTCGTGACCTTCAGCGCGTTCCTCGACCCCATCTCGCCCTCGGGCGACCGGGAGGAGCCGGATGTCGTGACCCCCGGGCGACAGATCAACACGACTGTGAACGGGGGCGGCTTCGCGGACGTCAACGGGACGAGCTTCGCCGCCCCGCACGTCACCGGCGGCGTCGGCCTGCTGGTGCAGCGGGATCCCAGCCTGGCGTTCCAGGTCGAGCGAGTCCGGGCGGTCATGATGTCGGCGGCCCGCCACAACATCGAGGGGGCCAGCCGGCTGAGCGAACGTGACGGCGCCGGTGCCATCTTCCTGGCGGCTGCCGACACGGTGCTGACGTCCGGGAACTCGAGCTTCTTCGTCACCTCCGGCGGGACCACAGGCTTCCCCATCACGCGCAGCTTCTCCGCGTCCGCCGGCCAGCGGGTCCGGGTGGCCATCGCCTGGTCCCACAAGTCCCCCGGCGGGGACACCCTGACGCAGCCCACCACGGACCTGGATCTCGTCGTCAGGGACCCGAACGGATTCTTCGTCGCCGGGTCCTTCAGCTTCGACAACACCTACGAGATCGTCGACTTCACGGCTCCCGTGACCGGCACCTACACGGCAACCATCAACAACTTCCGCTCCAGCTCCGGCACAGAGTTCATCGGCTTCGCCGTGAGTCTGACGGACTCCTAG